From the genome of Thiomicrorhabdus indica:
AATTGAGATTCCGACAAACATCTGTAATTCACACGATTTTCATCGTGCTAATGAATTGATACCGGCCGGTGAATACTGGGCTAAAAAAGCCATTGAAGAGCAAGAGCACCTTCTGCACGAAGTGACCTTGTAATATCTTCCTTAACTTTAGCTATGCAGTCGATTCTGAATAACCCGTTTAATTTATGGCAAAGCCAGTTATTCAGAGTCGATTATTTATGGGTTTATCGCCTTAAACATCAAAGCGGTTAAAAAACCCAATAAGGTTACAAAACCGACAATTGACCCCGCCTTTGCAAAAGACTCTGGCAACATCGTTTCAGCAATCACAGTCAACATGGCACCTGCGGCTATTCCACTTACTATAGCGATGTCCGATTCACTTGAACCACTAAAAAACACACTTCCAAACGCGGCGCCCAAACCCGTTAATAGCGTTAACGAAAACCAAGCGATAAAAATACGCCGATGTGAATACCCTTGTGCACGCATACTCGCAGAGCTTGATAAGGCTTCTGGATAGTTTGATAGAAATAATCCCGCAATCAAACTTAAACTCAAAACTCCATGACTAGTGATATGCGCACCAATCGTCAAGGACTCAGGAATCCCGTCCAGAAAAATACCTAACCAAATCGCTAAATACGGCGCAACATGATGTTTTGGTGGCGCATTCAAACCCATTAAGTCAGGCAACTTATGAGCCTCTAATGACTTCACCGCCTGTTTGTGCCAATGAGTCGCTTCAATCTCTGAGACCTTTTTATCTTTTAACAGATAATCTCTGACTTCTTGCGCTTGTAAATAACGCTTTAAACCCTCTGAAATTTTTGGATACTGCACCATTAAACATTCAAAATCATCGCGAGAAATCTGCCAATAACCGACATCTGTTTTAGCAATCGCGGTGCTCAATCGAATGCCTCCAAGCAAAAACGCTCGGCTACTAAAGAAACGACCCGAGCCTAAGTACGCGGGTTCAGCAAGTTTTTCCTGAGGAAAAAATAACTCAACTTCTCCATAATCTAACAAAAACCAGTAATCGCCCATACTATGATTTTTATACAAACATTCGCCTTGTTTACGTAAACGATAATCAAACTGACTCACAATCGCTTGTTTTTCTTTTGGACTTAATTCCTCAAACAGCGTAAAAAGCTGTGATTCAGATTCACTTTTCAGCAACGCAGACTGAAAAAACTCAACATTCAGAGTATTTGTTGGCCCTTTTCGCACGATTCGACCAAGCTGATGATATTGCTGAATATGGTTTTGAACCTTATTTAAATGATGGTCTGCAACATCAATTGACATATTGTGCCGTTGGCAAAGGTAATGCATCATTTCTGAATTACAATCGGTAGCTTGTGGAAGTGCATCGATATAATCAGGCTGTGGTTCTTGATAATACTCTCTAAAAGCCTTTAAAGCCGCCGGTGAACTCTCTAAAAACTGATTAAATGCTTCTCTAGAAATCTTCCAAACTTCAGCATTTTCTCCGACGACTGCTTGCGTAGCATTCGGCATTCGTGTAAAAAATGCCATGCGCCCGAAGACATCGGAGGCTTCCAACTCAATAAACGTTTTTAACTGACGTTGTGGATCTTGAAGACGAATCGTTCCTGAATGAATCAAATAGAACGCATCATGTAAATCACCTTGTTGATACAAAACCGTTTTAGCAGAAAACTCTTCGATTTCAATAAAAGACAGCAGCTTTTGCTTATCCTCTTCGGGTAGTTTTTTTAAAAAGGATAGACGATTAATAGAGGTTAAAAACGCTAACTTTTGGCGCTTCTGCTTTTGCTGCATAAACTGGAGGGTCGTGCCCGTTTTACGCAAAAAGCCTCCCCAACTATTTAAGTGCTGGTTTAAATACAAATATACAAGACTACCTATAACCGCCCCTAAGCTAACCTGCCAATAAAGCGCATTGGCAATCGCAGGAGCAAATAAATCGACTGTCAATGCAAACAATAGCGCCCCTGCACCAAACGCCATTAATAACGCGATGATTCGTGAGGACGGTTGCCAAAAACGAATAGTCAAAGCCCCAAGCGGCAGTGAAATGGCGCTGATAATACCAATCCAAAACGCTAGCCAGAAAGTTGCCTGTATCGATTCCAACATGAGTTTTACCCTTGTCATTTTTACTTAGATCGATTGTACCCTGTCTGCTACAAAACTCAGTGATACATTTATGATAAAGAAACACTCTCGCCATTAAGACTTTAAAAGTTCACTGTTTACTCCGACCTTCTCTAATGGACAAAGCACTCGACAATAAAATCTATCAGGTAATCAAAAATATCGAATTGCCCCCACCATAACCTGCTCCTATAGTAACCAGAATTTTGAATCATCCAACACTTGCGAGGTTTCTGATGATACCTTCCCATTCGTCCATCTGGAGTCGAACTAAAGTCTCGACTCTAAGCAATTTACTGCTAGTTATGATGTTGATTACAGGCATTTTCTTTACCAGTGCTTTTGCCTATCTTGGAAACGCTATTGATGACATTTCCGAGCTATGGCAAACAGTCCAAAGCCAATCTATAGCGAATCAAATGGTTAGCCAAGCTCTAAGCAAAGAAATACAGACCTTACAACAAACCAATATAGTGCTCTTAGGATTTGTACCCATTGCCGCTGGTTTTTTCTTTATTCTTATGTATGCCACACTGATTCATAAAATAGTTAGGCCACTGAAAGGTTTAGAGCAAGGCATTGTTGACATAACCAGCCGTAATGATTTTCACTTGCGAATTGAACAAAAGCACCACGATGAGATTGGCATTGTCATTCAGCGCTTTAATGTGCTCGTTGATTCCTTAGAAAAAAATTTCGACTCTTTTAGCCATGCCTTAGAAAAAGTCAGTAACGGTGATTTTTCACAGCGCTGTCGACTTGAAGCCAGAGGCGACTTGGAAAAGATAAAAGACCGCCTTAATTCAACCTTTGATAGCGTCGAAGTAACTATGACCTCTCTGCAAGACGTTGCGCATGGCATTGCCAATGGAGACTTTAGTGTTCGAGTCGATGAAAGAGTTAAAGGAACGATCCGAGATAAAGTCGATCATGCAATGAATTGTATGTCGACGATCATCGATGAAATCAGTCAATTAATGCAACAGTTAAACCAAGGGGATTTCAGTGGTCAAATCCAGTGCGAAGCCTATGGACAGATGGCTGATTTAAAGCAACATATCAATGAATCTATCGCACACATTGCTATGGCCATACACTCTTTTAGTGAAGTCGTCGCAGCACAAGCTTCGGGAGACCTAACCAAAGAATTACCCAAAGAACGCTTCAAAGGCCAACTGCTCGATTTATCAGACGCAATCAATTATTCCATTTTCAAATTAACGAAGTCGTTGAAATGGTCATTGATACTTCAGAATCCGTTAACCTTTCATCTGACAA
Proteins encoded in this window:
- a CDS encoding HAMP domain-containing protein gives rise to the protein MIPSHSSIWSRTKVSTLSNLLLVMMLITGIFFTSAFAYLGNAIDDISELWQTVQSQSIANQMVSQALSKEIQTLQQTNIVLLGFVPIAAGFFFILMYATLIHKIVRPLKGLEQGIVDITSRNDFHLRIEQKHHDEIGIVIQRFNVLVDSLEKNFDSFSHALEKVSNGDFSQRCRLEARGDLEKIKDRLNSTFDSVEVTMTSLQDVAHGIANGDFSVRVDERVKGTIRDKVDHAMNCMSTIIDEISQLMQQLNQGDFSGQIQCEAYGQMADLKQHINESIAHIAMAIHSFSEVVAAQASGDLTKELPKERFKGQLLDLSDAINYSIFKLTKSLKWSLILQNPLTFHLTK
- a CDS encoding cyclic nucleotide-binding domain-containing protein; the protein is MLESIQATFWLAFWIGIISAISLPLGALTIRFWQPSSRIIALLMAFGAGALLFALTVDLFAPAIANALYWQVSLGAVIGSLVYLYLNQHLNSWGGFLRKTGTTLQFMQQKQKRQKLAFLTSINRLSFLKKLPEEDKQKLLSFIEIEEFSAKTVLYQQGDLHDAFYLIHSGTIRLQDPQRQLKTFIELEASDVFGRMAFFTRMPNATQAVVGENAEVWKISREAFNQFLESSPAALKAFREYYQEPQPDYIDALPQATDCNSEMMHYLCQRHNMSIDVADHHLNKVQNHIQQYHQLGRIVRKGPTNTLNVEFFQSALLKSESESQLFTLFEELSPKEKQAIVSQFDYRLRKQGECLYKNHSMGDYWFLLDYGEVELFFPQEKLAEPAYLGSGRFFSSRAFLLGGIRLSTAIAKTDVGYWQISRDDFECLMVQYPKISEGLKRYLQAQEVRDYLLKDKKVSEIEATHWHKQAVKSLEAHKLPDLMGLNAPPKHHVAPYLAIWLGIFLDGIPESLTIGAHITSHGVLSLSLIAGLFLSNYPEALSSSASMRAQGYSHRRIFIAWFSLTLLTGLGAAFGSVFFSGSSESDIAIVSGIAAGAMLTVIAETMLPESFAKAGSIVGFVTLLGFLTALMFKAINP